A genomic region of Kribbella sp. NBC_00382 contains the following coding sequences:
- a CDS encoding SRPBCC family protein, with product MDDYGVTGATVEVQVLVGVPVAEVWRAITDVAGYGRWSPECVYGAWVDGADGPAVGAWFEARNEFADGFKTEVQCRVTVAEEPVRFGWDVFGGEAEHFAHWEYELVARGEETLVRQWFTHGPGDSGMRKGVLADPARAAETKQGRLDELGRNMERTIAAMVQSLRV from the coding sequence ATGGATGACTACGGAGTGACCGGGGCGACGGTTGAGGTTCAGGTGCTGGTCGGGGTGCCGGTGGCGGAGGTTTGGCGGGCGATCACCGATGTGGCGGGGTACGGGCGGTGGAGTCCCGAGTGCGTGTACGGCGCCTGGGTGGATGGGGCTGACGGGCCGGCGGTGGGGGCTTGGTTCGAGGCGCGGAACGAGTTCGCGGATGGGTTCAAGACCGAGGTGCAGTGCCGGGTGACGGTTGCGGAGGAGCCGGTTCGGTTCGGGTGGGACGTGTTCGGCGGGGAGGCTGAGCATTTCGCGCATTGGGAGTACGAGTTGGTGGCGCGCGGCGAGGAGACGTTGGTCCGGCAGTGGTTCACCCATGGACCGGGGGACAGCGGGATGCGGAAAGGGGTGCTGGCTGACCCTGCTCGGGCGGCGGAGACGAAGCAGGGGCGGCTCGACGAGCTCGGGCGCAACATGGAGCGGACGATCGCGGCGATGGTGCAGAGCTTGCGGGTTTAG
- a CDS encoding NACHT domain-containing protein: MVAKLSTIVPYTGWILLLVVLIWITKQYFGRFFQELGARSAPFFLKLFRRSLLNRRAVRRYRRAIQEQYSRHALGFRRDGAVNVSEIYVSLQYLDDGHRKSVDRLILSPHRIVALGEPGAGKSLLMKHLLTSWAKWPFATIVPVLVELHRCNSDEDSLTELIAQEFKRRGIESREGAVEAALREGRLLILFDGLDEVARNSQTQVINLIKDFSSEWHQTKIIVTCRAAVYTGQLSPDFAQTVTITDFDDAGIRRLLAKWPGLTSEEADRFFRTLAENPQLMRLAGSPLLLTMMIHLQIEVFTRSGRTLPTSRSAFYDDAVDHLLRRDRDLARHDALSIYDAADKRAALQTVALALQFNAPDQPDRKTIDRMQLLDLMKELGKRLNLRDSDIWPLINEIVERSQLLVDLGGNSARYAFRHLTLQEYLAANELRNDPNELLRGYRADRAGWRETVRLWCGVTSLDCTAVVHELFNGSEEEKILALQCVAEAKNIATEMADDVISHFINGLKTNSSNRAAELALGAVASDERPRGAAVLNQVIELFRAEGESIAPAARVLAATRRTEAAAILGRKIQEHESARSALRTMGEQAIPALRAAAAKGDTRSVDDLGEIATAAAANALVTLIWDDSDVAFRAAWWVASLVRHAEVVDRLADTTPADIEIPPTTDWVWAPFASKVEPATTTIGRVVWLVSNDTGDHAPKSVIIDQRIAIAIVSLNHESDRSTPVMSADALELTRAAVEGLRRDPEIQPHRARLPLPGLLEFASIEKPAIVKRIIDLFLGESDLSGQQKSVFQHSSAPIQYAMIGDALLDKGTRRKLTKKHWTTTTLRGERSDGGEGILIACLVSLFVVGTLLMLYRALSLWGDYPNTGPKIVDVMCFGSLTTLAIGSAVFGLADSRLMGKRPASRLHKSMKWFDQSLFVPVLVLIFLLIDALSLIFFVADLTRWSISIGTATGITAVGIFASIVINRRQESYSSVLLPYLAEYRRNQNYRVDAANPWIDFELTGVEMVSSSGSGSVT; this comes from the coding sequence ATGGTCGCAAAACTATCCACGATAGTCCCATATACCGGATGGATACTGCTCCTTGTGGTTCTAATTTGGATCACAAAACAATATTTTGGAAGGTTCTTCCAGGAACTCGGCGCAAGATCTGCGCCATTCTTCCTCAAACTGTTCAGGCGTAGCCTCCTCAACCGGCGAGCAGTTAGGCGCTACCGTCGAGCCATTCAGGAGCAGTATAGCCGACACGCACTTGGATTCAGGAGAGACGGCGCAGTCAATGTTAGCGAAATCTATGTCTCATTGCAGTACCTAGACGACGGCCACCGGAAAAGCGTTGACAGACTTATTTTATCGCCTCATCGAATAGTCGCCCTGGGCGAGCCCGGCGCGGGAAAATCTCTTCTTATGAAGCACCTTCTCACCAGCTGGGCGAAGTGGCCATTCGCTACAATAGTACCCGTCCTAGTCGAGCTGCACAGATGCAATTCCGACGAAGACTCCTTGACGGAACTGATCGCGCAAGAATTCAAACGCAGAGGGATAGAGAGTCGAGAGGGCGCCGTTGAGGCAGCTCTAAGAGAAGGCCGTCTATTGATTCTATTTGACGGCCTCGACGAAGTCGCTCGCAATAGTCAGACGCAGGTTATAAACCTTATCAAAGACTTTTCGAGCGAGTGGCATCAAACCAAGATCATTGTGACCTGCAGAGCCGCCGTATACACCGGGCAGTTGTCTCCCGACTTCGCACAGACGGTAACGATAACAGATTTCGATGATGCCGGGATTCGACGCCTTCTTGCGAAATGGCCTGGTCTCACCTCAGAAGAAGCCGATCGGTTCTTTCGTACACTCGCTGAGAACCCACAACTGATGAGGCTGGCTGGCAGTCCCCTTCTACTGACCATGATGATCCATCTGCAGATCGAAGTCTTCACGCGCTCGGGACGAACCCTACCTACCTCGCGTTCAGCTTTCTACGACGACGCAGTAGACCATCTGCTCAGGAGGGACCGTGACCTCGCGAGGCACGATGCTCTGTCGATTTATGATGCTGCCGACAAACGGGCAGCCCTTCAAACAGTCGCCCTTGCGCTCCAATTCAATGCTCCTGATCAGCCCGATCGAAAGACGATCGATCGGATGCAGTTACTCGACCTCATGAAAGAATTGGGAAAACGTCTAAACCTCCGAGACTCTGACATCTGGCCATTAATCAACGAGATTGTTGAGCGGAGTCAGCTCCTAGTAGATCTCGGAGGCAATTCGGCGCGTTATGCCTTTCGCCACCTCACTCTACAAGAATACTTAGCAGCAAACGAGCTCCGTAATGATCCAAACGAGCTTCTGCGAGGATATCGAGCAGACCGCGCCGGCTGGCGCGAAACAGTAAGGCTTTGGTGTGGAGTGACTAGCCTGGACTGCACAGCGGTCGTGCACGAGCTATTCAATGGAAGCGAGGAGGAAAAAATTCTTGCTCTCCAATGTGTCGCCGAGGCTAAGAATATTGCAACAGAGATGGCGGACGATGTCATCAGCCACTTCATCAACGGACTTAAGACCAATTCTTCTAACCGTGCCGCAGAGTTGGCGCTCGGCGCTGTGGCGTCTGACGAACGCCCGAGAGGCGCCGCTGTTCTTAATCAAGTTATTGAATTGTTCCGAGCAGAAGGCGAATCTATCGCGCCTGCGGCTCGCGTACTGGCGGCAACACGCCGAACCGAAGCTGCAGCGATTCTTGGACGGAAGATCCAGGAACATGAGTCAGCCAGATCCGCTCTCCGCACGATGGGCGAGCAGGCCATACCGGCACTGAGAGCAGCAGCAGCCAAAGGGGACACTCGCTCGGTCGACGACCTCGGTGAAATCGCAACAGCCGCTGCAGCAAATGCCCTGGTGACACTAATCTGGGACGATTCAGATGTCGCATTTCGTGCGGCATGGTGGGTCGCAAGTCTTGTACGTCACGCCGAAGTGGTAGATAGGCTTGCTGATACAACGCCAGCCGATATCGAAATTCCTCCGACGACGGATTGGGTCTGGGCCCCTTTCGCCTCCAAAGTCGAGCCGGCTACTACCACAATTGGGCGAGTAGTATGGCTTGTCAGCAATGACACTGGAGACCACGCTCCGAAATCGGTGATCATCGATCAGCGTATTGCTATCGCTATCGTTTCCCTAAATCATGAATCGGATCGAAGCACACCCGTCATGTCCGCCGATGCCCTTGAGTTAACGCGTGCCGCAGTCGAAGGCCTGCGGAGGGATCCGGAGATTCAACCTCACCGCGCTAGGCTGCCCCTACCGGGCTTGCTAGAATTTGCTTCCATCGAGAAGCCGGCAATAGTGAAGCGGATCATTGATCTCTTCCTCGGCGAATCCGACCTATCCGGCCAGCAAAAATCCGTGTTCCAACACTCCTCGGCACCTATCCAATATGCAATGATCGGCGACGCCCTTCTAGACAAGGGAACACGCCGAAAATTGACCAAAAAGCACTGGACCACAACTACACTACGTGGTGAACGTTCAGATGGCGGGGAAGGTATCTTGATAGCCTGTTTGGTCTCGCTATTCGTCGTCGGCACACTGCTAATGCTGTATAGGGCCCTGTCTCTCTGGGGAGATTATCCAAACACAGGACCGAAAATCGTTGATGTGATGTGTTTTGGCAGTCTTACTACCTTGGCCATTGGCTCCGCTGTCTTTGGTCTGGCGGATTCTCGATTGATGGGTAAGCGGCCGGCCTCTCGTTTGCACAAGTCAATGAAGTGGTTCGATCAGAGCTTGTTCGTGCCTGTCCTGGTACTCATTTTTCTTCTGATTGACGCTCTTTCCTTGATCTTCTTTGTCGCGGACCTAACTCGATGGTCAATTTCAATTGGAACTGCCACAGGAATTACCGCGGTGGGCATTTTCGCATCGATCGTGATCAACCGACGCCAGGAGAGCTATAGCTCCGTTCTTCTGCCATACCTCGCGGAGTATCGCCGCAATCAGAATTATCGAGTCGATGCAGCAAATCCCTGGATCGATTTCGAACTGACAGGAGTTGAAATGGTTAGTTCCTCCGGGAGTGGAAGCGTTACATAG
- a CDS encoding M15 family metallopeptidase yields the protein MTVLLSDERITRIPAIDSGEPLVDLFSRGISAEGRQFVRESVADKLAVADNFLPTGIRLHVVEGLRAIESQREIYEGYKAELKVLNPGISDDEAHVLASRFVSPVEVAPHVAGAAVDLTLIGEHGPFDLGTPIDATPEQSDGACFFAATNISREARTNRTLLADVLTSAGLVNYPTEWWHWSYGDRYWAFVEERDHAIYGPAKASEPINPHC from the coding sequence ATGACCGTGCTGCTGAGCGACGAGCGGATCACCAGGATCCCCGCGATCGACAGTGGTGAGCCGCTGGTCGATCTTTTCAGTCGCGGTATTTCCGCCGAGGGCCGTCAGTTCGTCCGGGAGAGTGTGGCCGACAAGCTCGCGGTCGCGGACAACTTCCTGCCGACCGGCATTCGGCTGCACGTGGTCGAGGGGCTGCGCGCGATCGAGAGCCAGCGGGAGATCTACGAGGGCTACAAGGCCGAGCTGAAGGTCCTCAACCCGGGGATCTCGGACGACGAGGCGCATGTCCTCGCGAGCCGGTTCGTGTCGCCGGTCGAGGTCGCACCGCATGTCGCCGGCGCGGCCGTCGACCTCACCCTGATCGGCGAGCACGGCCCGTTCGATCTCGGTACGCCGATCGACGCGACGCCCGAGCAGAGCGACGGCGCCTGCTTCTTCGCCGCCACCAACATCAGCCGCGAGGCGCGCACCAACCGCACGCTGCTGGCCGATGTGCTCACCTCGGCAGGCCTGGTGAACTACCCGACCGAGTGGTGGCACTGGTCCTACGGCGACCGCTACTGGGCCTTCGTCGAAGAACGCGACCACGCCATCTACGGCCCCGCGAAGGCCTCAGAGCCTATCAATCCTCACTGCTAG
- a CDS encoding D-alanine--D-alanine ligase family protein, with the protein MKVVVISGGASPEHEVSLASGRGIAEAAEESGHEVVRLVLDPEGYWQGGQAEAIALLQDCDVVIPALHGEGGEDGVIQGFLDQLHVPYVGSGVAASAVGLDKHLTKGILRAQGIPVTPGITVRGADLKDAEAVIQRLKAADIEFPVFVKPGSGGSSFGVTRATDLQTLEAALAVAAELDPHVLVEQEINGREIDLSVMEFPDGRVDVAPALEIHADPDQPFFNAAAKYDSGATKFVVPAPTDPELTEQLRRTALEVFDALGCQGLARVDFFVPADGKPLVNEINTFPGFTAMSQFPRMWAAAGLTYAQVVDNLIRTAAVKPTA; encoded by the coding sequence GTGAAGGTCGTCGTGATCAGTGGCGGTGCCAGCCCGGAACACGAGGTGTCACTCGCGAGCGGGCGCGGCATCGCCGAGGCGGCGGAGGAGTCCGGACACGAGGTCGTCCGGCTGGTCCTCGACCCCGAGGGCTACTGGCAAGGCGGCCAGGCCGAGGCGATCGCGCTGCTGCAGGACTGCGACGTGGTGATCCCCGCGCTGCACGGCGAGGGCGGCGAGGACGGCGTCATCCAGGGCTTCCTGGATCAACTGCACGTCCCGTACGTCGGTAGCGGTGTGGCCGCGAGCGCCGTCGGGCTCGACAAGCACCTGACCAAGGGCATCCTGCGCGCGCAGGGCATCCCGGTGACGCCGGGGATCACCGTTCGCGGCGCGGACCTCAAGGACGCCGAGGCGGTCATCCAGCGGTTGAAGGCCGCCGACATCGAGTTCCCCGTCTTCGTCAAGCCGGGCAGCGGCGGTTCGAGCTTCGGGGTCACCCGGGCCACCGACCTGCAGACGCTCGAGGCAGCGCTGGCCGTGGCGGCCGAGTTGGACCCGCATGTCCTGGTCGAGCAGGAGATCAACGGCCGCGAGATCGACCTCTCCGTGATGGAGTTCCCCGACGGTCGCGTAGATGTCGCGCCGGCGCTGGAGATCCACGCCGACCCCGATCAGCCGTTCTTCAACGCGGCCGCCAAGTACGACAGTGGGGCCACCAAGTTCGTCGTACCGGCGCCGACCGATCCTGAGTTGACCGAGCAGCTCCGGCGTACGGCGCTCGAGGTCTTCGACGCGCTCGGTTGCCAGGGACTGGCCCGGGTGGACTTCTTCGTCCCGGCCGACGGCAAGCCGCTGGTCAACGAGATCAACACCTTCCCCGGCTTCACCGCGATGTCGCAGTTCCCGCGGATGTGGGCGGCGGCCGGGCTGACGTACGCCCAGGTCGTCGACAACCTGATCCGCACAGCTGCGGTAAAGCCCACCGCATGA
- the alr gene encoding alanine racemase, whose translation MNLAPAPVRPFVGLAETVIDLSVVRDNVKTLAKRIRPGTEVMAIVKADAFNHGAVQVATAAIEAGATWLGVARADEALQLRAAGITEPIMIWLYDASELLLLTDIDVSVSTVAELQQIASAPNVHNVHLKLDTGMHRGGSAPDQWIELTRAAAHYESLGVLKVRGIWSHLSHGDELDGSHSKKQLELLRTGVTLARRAGLDPEYVHLANSSGALTLDAPDCNMVRIGAGVFGIDEVDAGLRQPMQFVSKVVQVRRIRAGEGVSYGHDFIAERDTTVALVPIGYADGIPRNTGGRASVLVRGVRMPIIGRVTMDQFVIDAGDMPLEAGTPVIVFGTGDSGEPTADDWARWAGTIPHEIYCGLGNRVPRRYVEGTQR comes from the coding sequence ATGAACCTGGCACCAGCCCCGGTCCGCCCCTTCGTGGGCCTGGCCGAGACGGTCATCGACCTGTCGGTCGTCCGGGACAACGTGAAGACCCTGGCCAAGCGGATCCGGCCGGGCACCGAGGTGATGGCCATCGTCAAGGCCGACGCCTTCAACCACGGCGCGGTCCAGGTCGCCACCGCGGCGATCGAGGCCGGCGCCACCTGGCTCGGTGTCGCTCGCGCCGACGAGGCCCTCCAGTTGCGCGCCGCCGGTATCACCGAGCCGATCATGATCTGGCTGTACGACGCCTCCGAACTGCTGCTGCTCACGGACATCGATGTGAGCGTCTCCACCGTCGCCGAGCTGCAGCAGATCGCCTCGGCGCCGAACGTGCACAACGTGCACCTCAAGCTCGATACCGGTATGCACCGCGGCGGCAGCGCCCCCGACCAGTGGATCGAGCTGACTCGCGCAGCTGCCCACTACGAGTCGCTCGGCGTGCTCAAGGTCCGCGGCATCTGGTCGCACCTGTCCCACGGCGACGAGCTGGACGGGTCGCACAGCAAGAAGCAGCTAGAACTCCTGCGCACCGGCGTCACGCTGGCCCGCCGAGCGGGTCTGGACCCCGAGTACGTGCACCTGGCGAACTCCTCCGGCGCGCTCACCCTCGACGCACCGGACTGCAACATGGTCCGGATCGGCGCCGGCGTGTTCGGCATCGACGAAGTCGACGCCGGGCTGCGCCAGCCGATGCAGTTCGTCAGCAAGGTCGTCCAGGTCCGCCGGATCCGGGCCGGCGAGGGCGTCTCGTACGGCCATGACTTCATCGCCGAGCGGGACACCACGGTCGCGCTGGTCCCGATCGGGTACGCCGACGGCATCCCGCGCAACACCGGTGGCCGGGCCAGCGTGCTCGTCCGGGGCGTCCGGATGCCGATCATCGGCCGGGTCACGATGGACCAGTTCGTCATCGACGCGGGTGATATGCCGCTCGAGGCCGGTACGCCGGTGATCGTCTTCGGCACCGGTGATTCCGGCGAGCCGACGGCCGACGACTGGGCCCGGTGGGCCGGAACCATTCCCCATGAAATCTACTGCGGGCTCGGCAATCGCGTCCCGCGTCGTTACGTCGAAGGGACCCAGCGGTGA
- a CDS encoding CGNR zinc finger domain-containing protein, with protein MDATDHLRDSLAAAVALGNQFGAQWSRGRPQSAGDIESVEAVLRLSSKLSQLVDDDALAEFQAGGARLYAALALLADGFVDASAGRLNELLEATRAAPRLTRPSPPTDLSQVGEAPWHLHFAASGVSLANGWLAEFATAAAMLLGSSEYELLKRCGAERCDLLFLDATRNHTQRFCSTPCQNRTKVAAFRARES; from the coding sequence GTGGACGCAACCGATCATCTGAGGGACTCGCTCGCTGCGGCGGTCGCTCTGGGTAACCAATTCGGCGCACAGTGGAGCCGTGGGCGGCCGCAGAGTGCTGGTGACATCGAATCAGTAGAAGCCGTACTACGGCTCTCCTCCAAATTGTCTCAACTCGTGGATGACGACGCGCTGGCCGAATTCCAGGCCGGCGGGGCTCGTTTGTACGCCGCCCTGGCGCTGCTGGCCGATGGTTTCGTGGACGCCAGCGCCGGCCGGCTCAATGAGCTGCTGGAGGCTACTCGGGCCGCTCCACGGCTCACTCGCCCCTCCCCGCCCACCGACCTGAGTCAGGTTGGGGAGGCGCCCTGGCATCTGCACTTCGCCGCGTCCGGGGTCTCGCTGGCGAACGGCTGGCTGGCCGAGTTCGCCACCGCCGCCGCGATGCTGCTGGGCAGCTCGGAGTACGAGCTGTTGAAGCGCTGCGGAGCGGAGCGGTGTGACCTGCTCTTTCTGGATGCCACCCGCAACCACACCCAGCGGTTCTGCTCCACCCCGTGCCAGAACCGGACGAAGGTCGCGGCGTTCCGCGCTCGCGAGAGCTAG
- a CDS encoding carboxymuconolactone decarboxylase family protein, with the protein MDARLSIFGNSTADKLVKHLVGAGMAIAPALPYTTLELVNLRCSQINGCGFCTDMHIKDAIHAGESQQRLNMVSVWREATCFTEAERAALELAEEGTRIADAAGGVSDEVWANAAKHYDEQQLFALTAQIALINTFNRLNVITRQPAGDYVAGQFSH; encoded by the coding sequence ATGGACGCCCGTCTGAGCATCTTCGGCAACTCGACCGCGGACAAGCTCGTGAAGCACCTGGTCGGTGCCGGCATGGCGATCGCGCCGGCCCTGCCGTACACGACCCTGGAACTGGTCAACCTCCGCTGCAGCCAGATCAACGGCTGCGGCTTCTGCACCGACATGCACATCAAGGACGCTATCCACGCCGGGGAGTCGCAGCAGCGGCTCAACATGGTCAGCGTGTGGCGGGAGGCGACCTGCTTCACCGAGGCGGAGCGCGCCGCTCTGGAGCTGGCCGAGGAAGGTACCCGGATCGCGGATGCCGCCGGCGGCGTGAGCGACGAGGTCTGGGCGAACGCGGCCAAGCACTACGACGAGCAGCAACTGTTCGCTCTCACGGCCCAGATCGCGCTGATCAACACCTTCAACCGGCTCAACGTGATCACCCGGCAGCCTGCCGGCGACTACGTGGCCGGCCAGTTCAGCCACTGA
- a CDS encoding GNAT family N-acetyltransferase, with amino-acid sequence MDELVRRWAHGWTLCRGLAAPLDRPAALEVTLGLPGRDREVFTLTDNAETVNDLAITTAKGENPGEGTREGEVVWLTVTTNQPQATAAVLEQAGLKLLDEPCLLMTIDLTEHPDKAAPPEYRLETSSDGPLEYAKVIDTQGNVAARGMAAIVGQDAVLHDIHTDPAHRRRGLGSVVMSMLSRRATDRGAATGLLMATTDGGYLYTNLGWSTEATMITAVSG; translated from the coding sequence ATGGACGAGCTCGTACGCCGCTGGGCGCACGGCTGGACCCTCTGCCGGGGACTGGCCGCGCCGCTGGACCGACCCGCCGCGCTGGAGGTGACGCTCGGACTCCCCGGCCGCGACCGCGAGGTGTTCACGCTGACCGACAACGCCGAGACCGTGAACGACCTGGCGATCACCACCGCAAAAGGTGAAAACCCAGGGGAAGGAACGAGGGAGGGGGAGGTTGTCTGGCTGACCGTGACGACCAACCAGCCCCAGGCAACAGCCGCAGTACTGGAGCAGGCCGGCCTCAAGCTCCTCGACGAGCCCTGCCTCCTGATGACCATCGACCTCACAGAGCACCCCGACAAGGCCGCGCCCCCGGAGTACAGGCTGGAGACCTCGAGCGACGGGCCACTGGAGTACGCGAAGGTCATCGACACCCAAGGCAACGTCGCGGCCCGCGGAATGGCTGCCATCGTCGGCCAGGATGCCGTCCTGCACGACATCCACACCGACCCGGCCCATCGCCGTCGCGGGCTGGGCAGTGTGGTGATGAGCATGCTCAGCCGGCGAGCGACGGACCGCGGCGCCGCCACCGGTCTGCTGATGGCCACGACCGATGGCGGTTACCTCTACACGAACCTCGGCTGGTCGACCGAGGCGACGATGATCACTGCCGTCAGTGGCTGA
- a CDS encoding ROK family transcriptional regulator yields the protein MGGNSAGAGSWRPLSGPSHRLALEILLDGPLSRAELTRRLELSAGSLTRLTKPMLESGLLVEVPGGPADPRVGRPSQPLDIVPTSHHFVGVKLTADAALGVLTTLRAEVIATEERPLPSHDPEEVAELVVELARSLSAGRPGITGIGVSVGGHVGGSGDVIHGDFLDWEDVSFQQLLADRTDVQVVVSNDVIAVTEAIHWFGAGRGISRFCLLTIGAGIGYGLVVHDKLVDTTEAGLGLIGHYPLDPDGPLCDRGHHGCASALLTTDAITSQISAALGRRVQYDECLDLAKNDDPEARRVVGAAGHALGRLIAAASNFTMPEAVMLGGEGVQLAIVAQDELQAGLRQDRHPAAIPPPLILQDPSFTQWARGAAVIAIQTFVLGR from the coding sequence GTGGGAGGGAATTCGGCGGGAGCGGGCAGCTGGCGGCCGTTGAGCGGGCCGTCGCATCGGCTTGCGCTGGAGATTCTGCTGGATGGCCCGTTGTCGCGGGCCGAGCTGACGCGGCGGCTGGAGTTGTCCGCCGGGAGCCTGACCCGGTTGACGAAGCCGATGCTGGAGTCCGGGCTGCTGGTCGAAGTACCGGGCGGACCTGCGGACCCCAGGGTCGGCAGGCCTTCACAGCCGCTGGACATCGTGCCGACCTCGCATCACTTCGTCGGCGTGAAGTTGACCGCGGATGCGGCGCTCGGGGTGCTGACCACCCTCAGAGCCGAGGTGATCGCGACCGAGGAGCGGCCGCTGCCCAGCCACGACCCCGAGGAAGTCGCCGAGCTCGTGGTCGAGCTCGCGCGGTCGCTGAGCGCGGGCCGGCCGGGGATCACCGGTATCGGGGTCAGTGTCGGCGGCCACGTCGGCGGCTCGGGGGACGTGATCCACGGTGACTTCCTGGACTGGGAGGACGTGAGCTTCCAGCAGCTCCTCGCCGATCGCACCGACGTCCAGGTGGTCGTCTCGAACGATGTCATCGCGGTCACCGAGGCGATCCACTGGTTCGGCGCCGGGCGCGGGATCAGCCGGTTCTGCCTGCTCACCATCGGCGCCGGGATCGGGTACGGCCTGGTCGTGCACGACAAACTGGTCGATACCACCGAAGCCGGCCTCGGCCTGATCGGCCACTACCCGCTCGACCCGGACGGCCCGCTCTGCGACCGCGGCCACCACGGCTGCGCCAGCGCGTTGCTCACCACGGACGCGATCACCAGCCAGATCAGCGCCGCGCTCGGCCGCCGGGTCCAGTACGACGAATGCCTCGACCTGGCCAAGAACGACGACCCCGAGGCCCGCCGGGTGGTCGGCGCCGCGGGCCACGCCCTGGGCCGCCTGATCGCGGCGGCGAGCAACTTCACCATGCCCGAGGCGGTGATGCTCGGCGGCGAGGGCGTCCAGCTCGCGATCGTCGCCCAGGACGAGCTCCAGGCTGGCCTTCGGCAGGACCGCCACCCGGCCGCCATCCCACCGCCGCTCATCCTGCAGGACCCGTCATTCACGCAATGGGCCCGCGGCGCCGCCGTGATCGCCATCCAGACCTTCGTCCTCGGCAGATAA
- a CDS encoding GAF and ANTAR domain-containing protein produces the protein MADFEVAAPTSADAFAQLAIELHDAPGVEETVDAVVQFALQALNCMYAGVTLSTRGQKPEVAAVTDPVVSDVYDLQINSDTGPLITALRDRIPVLIRDTSTDGRWPEWAAKVAGLGVRSVLDVPLTTGETGRATVGVLGLYSAEPDAFSEDDEAIAHILARHASVAVASARHEETMSQAVDARKLVGQAMGILMERFDVDGDRAFAILKRYSQDTNTKLRDVAQQLIDTRKLPH, from the coding sequence ATGGCTGATTTCGAGGTTGCCGCGCCGACGTCTGCGGACGCCTTCGCGCAGCTCGCCATCGAGTTGCACGACGCGCCTGGCGTCGAGGAGACGGTGGATGCGGTCGTCCAGTTCGCCCTGCAAGCACTGAACTGCATGTACGCCGGAGTCACCCTCTCCACCCGCGGACAGAAGCCTGAGGTCGCGGCGGTCACCGATCCGGTCGTCTCCGACGTGTACGACCTGCAGATCAACTCGGACACCGGCCCGCTCATCACCGCACTGCGCGATCGCATCCCGGTACTGATCCGCGACACCAGCACCGACGGGCGCTGGCCCGAGTGGGCGGCGAAGGTGGCAGGACTCGGCGTCCGGAGCGTGCTGGACGTCCCGTTGACCACGGGCGAGACCGGCCGCGCGACGGTCGGCGTACTCGGCCTGTACTCCGCGGAGCCCGACGCCTTCAGCGAGGACGACGAAGCCATCGCCCACATCCTCGCCCGCCACGCCTCAGTAGCCGTCGCCTCAGCACGCCACGAAGAAACCATGAGCCAAGCCGTCGACGCCCGCAAACTCGTCGGCCAGGCCATGGGCATCCTGATGGAACGCTTCGACGTCGACGGCGACCGCGCCTTCGCCATCCTCAAGCGCTACTCCCAAGACACCAACACCAAACTCCGCGACGTCGCCCAGCAACTCATCGACACCCGCAAACTCCCGCACTGA
- a CDS encoding TetR/AcrR family transcriptional regulator: MTGTAKLTRKGRATKERIVSAAADLIYEHGVAGTSIEDVRAAAGVSGSQMTHYFQDKRSLVADVVDHQAKVVIEFQAGPEVGVLDSFAALRDWAADNLQRQVDKGCEGGCRLGSLAGEVVETDLYARARLAIGFAEWERMLREGLQLMYDRGDLQPHADPDKLAMALLAALQGGTLLTQTKRDAAPLAAALDAMLTYVESFATDPAAVGRGGRDG, translated from the coding sequence ATGACCGGTACGGCGAAGCTGACGCGGAAGGGTCGCGCGACCAAGGAGCGCATCGTCTCCGCGGCCGCCGACCTGATCTATGAGCACGGGGTCGCGGGCACGAGCATCGAGGATGTTCGGGCCGCCGCCGGTGTCAGCGGTTCGCAGATGACGCACTACTTCCAGGACAAACGCAGCCTGGTCGCCGACGTGGTCGACCATCAGGCGAAGGTCGTGATCGAGTTCCAGGCCGGGCCTGAGGTGGGTGTGCTCGACAGCTTCGCGGCATTGCGCGACTGGGCCGCGGACAACTTGCAACGTCAAGTGGACAAGGGCTGTGAGGGTGGCTGTCGGCTCGGTTCTCTCGCCGGCGAGGTGGTCGAGACCGACCTGTACGCGCGGGCCCGGCTTGCGATCGGCTTCGCGGAGTGGGAGCGGATGCTGCGGGAGGGCCTGCAGTTGATGTACGACCGCGGTGACCTACAGCCCCATGCCGACCCGGACAAGCTGGCGATGGCTCTGCTCGCCGCGCTGCAAGGTGGCACGTTGCTCACCCAGACCAAGCGGGATGCGGCTCCCCTGGCAGCGGCGCTCGATGCGATGCTGACCTACGTCGAGTCGTTCGCGACCGATCCGGCGGCGGTTGGACGGGGAGGACGGGATGGCTGA